In Candidatus Chlorohelix allophototropha, one DNA window encodes the following:
- a CDS encoding carbohydrate ABC transporter permease — MAVAARARTAGSKRSKITSGILVNGSLILICILWVIPTLGLLISSVRTRDDINTSGWWQVFPHLEYATTRTIQLTAGLPLDQPIVVSDLGVTISDDQMRAGYKLPDGKQIKWDNRRARTVAVQEQNWTTTANFTLENYSSVLVGQQYTYKTADGVEKTDQGQDLSGAFISTLVVAIPSTVIPILIAACAAYAFAWLRFPGRGLMFALVVALLVVPLQVALIPILKDYTSLGITGTYLSLWLAHTGFGLPLATYLLYNYISTLPREILESAQIDGASQFTTFTRLILPLSIPALASFAIFQFLWVWNDYLVALIFLGSSQGTQVLTMRLANIVGSRGQDWYLLTSGAFISMLLPLAVFFGLQRFFVRGLLAGSVKG; from the coding sequence ATGGCAGTCGCAGCAAGAGCAAGAACCGCAGGTTCAAAACGCTCAAAAATCACTTCCGGTATTCTGGTGAATGGGTCGTTAATCCTAATTTGCATATTGTGGGTAATTCCAACGCTTGGTTTGCTGATTTCTTCGGTGCGTACCAGAGATGACATTAATACTTCCGGTTGGTGGCAAGTATTCCCTCACCTTGAGTATGCCACTACTCGCACGATACAGCTTACCGCCGGGTTGCCGCTAGACCAACCGATTGTGGTGTCCGATTTAGGGGTGACTATTTCCGATGACCAGATGCGCGCCGGCTATAAATTGCCCGATGGCAAGCAAATTAAATGGGATAATCGCCGGGCGCGGACTGTGGCGGTGCAAGAGCAAAATTGGACTACCACCGCAAATTTCACCCTTGAAAACTATTCAAGCGTGTTGGTAGGACAGCAATATACCTATAAAACTGCCGATGGCGTGGAAAAGACCGATCAGGGGCAAGACCTCAGCGGGGCTTTTATCAGCACTCTGGTGGTAGCCATTCCCTCAACGGTTATTCCAATTCTTATCGCGGCGTGTGCGGCTTATGCTTTTGCATGGTTGCGTTTTCCCGGTCGTGGCTTGATGTTTGCGTTGGTGGTGGCGTTGCTGGTAGTACCACTACAGGTCGCCTTGATACCGATTCTCAAAGATTACACCAGTTTGGGAATCACAGGTACATACCTTTCGTTATGGTTGGCGCATACCGGGTTCGGTCTGCCGCTGGCAACGTATCTGCTCTATAACTATATCAGCACCTTGCCGCGCGAGATTCTGGAATCGGCGCAAATAGACGGCGCATCCCAATTTACCACTTTCACGCGCTTGATTTTGCCGCTTTCGATTCCGGCGTTGGCTTCCTTCGCGATTTTCCAGTTCTTGTGGGTCTGGAACGATTACTTAGTGGCGTTAATCTTCTTGGGTTCATCGCAGGGTACGCAGGTGTTGACCATGCGCCTAGCCAATATCGTTGGTTCACGCGGTCAGGACTGGTATTTGCTGACTTCCGGCGCGTTTATCTCGATGTTGTTGCCATTAGCCGTATTCTTTGGTCTCCAACGCTTCTTTGTACGCGGGTTGCTGGCAGGTTCGGTTAAGGGGTAG
- a CDS encoding LacI family DNA-binding transcriptional regulator gives MAVTIVDVARVAGVGVGTVSRVLNNSEAVKESTRQKVLAAIAELNFSPDPIARSMITRRTGTVGVIMPFVTRFFGSEVLRGLINAATKQGYELVIYNVEDNKQREHYFLKLPMLRRVDGLIIVSLSPEEAIAQSFHKNNLPTVVLDGYSPLLTSIVVNNVMGAYQAVKHLIDKGHRRIGFINGIVEGSFKFNQANDRLIGVHMALSDAGIEYDPSLMLETEWNRAGGRSAAKQLLESPEPPTAIFASSDVQAVGVLEAARNHGLLVPLDLSVIGFDGVELSEIMELSTIQQPMQLMGELGFTKLLNQIENKTNEVELIRLETALVERKTTAAPLSAVN, from the coding sequence ATGGCAGTTACAATTGTGGATGTAGCGCGTGTAGCAGGGGTGGGTGTTGGAACAGTCTCGCGGGTGCTTAACAATAGCGAAGCGGTAAAAGAAAGCACTCGGCAAAAAGTTCTGGCAGCAATTGCGGAACTGAACTTCTCGCCAGACCCTATCGCCCGCTCAATGATAACCCGGCGCACCGGAACGGTCGGCGTTATCATGCCCTTTGTAACGCGCTTCTTCGGCAGTGAAGTTTTGCGGGGATTAATCAATGCTGCCACTAAACAGGGCTATGAACTGGTAATCTATAACGTTGAAGATAATAAACAACGTGAGCATTATTTTCTCAAATTGCCCATGCTACGGCGGGTTGATGGGCTGATAATTGTTTCGCTCTCGCCTGAAGAAGCCATCGCCCAGAGCTTTCATAAAAATAACCTGCCAACTGTAGTGCTGGACGGCTATAGTCCGTTACTAACCTCAATTGTGGTTAATAACGTAATGGGCGCGTATCAGGCAGTAAAACACCTTATCGACAAAGGACATCGCCGCATCGGCTTTATTAACGGGATTGTCGAAGGTAGCTTCAAATTCAATCAGGCAAACGATCGCCTTATCGGAGTACATATGGCGTTGTCAGATGCCGGAATAGAGTATGACCCTTCGCTGATGCTTGAAACTGAGTGGAATCGGGCGGGCGGGCGCAGCGCCGCTAAGCAATTGCTAGAATCTCCAGAGCCTCCCACTGCGATATTCGCCTCCTCAGATGTACAGGCGGTGGGCGTGTTGGAAGCAGCGCGCAATCACGGTTTGCTGGTGCCGCTTGACCTCTCGGTAATAGGCTTTGATGGAGTTGAACTCTCAGAAATTATGGAGTTGAGTACAATCCAACAACCAATGCAACTTATGGGTGAACTCGGTTTTACTAAACTTTTGAATCAAATCGAAAATAAAACAAATGAGGTCGAGTTAATCCGGCTTGAAACGGCGCTGGTGGAGAGGAAAACTACCGCTGCCCCTTTAAGTGCTGTGAACTAA
- a CDS encoding alpha-amylase family protein gives MSNAAYMRPNTRKAYTSFVDKLNKKLQKIAQAWNPRDRDLFLIRLERYFADFYEPLASLYQSRPDFEEQFMALASLIIAAYAERPEPLKKLDVEREITPDWFQRESMVGGIYYVDLFAGTLKGVREKMPYLQELGANYIHLMPLLKPREGANDGGYAVEDYCAVNPELGNMDDLENLATELHSNNMSLCIDLVVNHTAKEHEWARRAMEGDPKYLDYYFTYDESTLPDAYEKTLPEVFPDFAPGNFTWYPNMAGKGKWVWTTFNEFQWDLNYTNLAVFCEMLSYMFFLANKGVDILRLDAVPFMWKRMGTNCQNQPEVHELLQAFHSLMRIVAPSVIFKAEAIVAPQDLIHYLGTGRHTGKECELAYNNSLMVLLWSTLASRKVTIMTHTLLNMPATPVGTTWVTYVRLHDDIGWAITDENAQAVGENGFLHRNFLNEFYSGKFPGSFSRGELFQYNPANGDGRMSGMTASLAGLEKAVEKGNPRDIDLAIRRILLLYSIIFTYGGIPLIYMGDELGLCNDKSYLKNPLKANDNRWMHRPAMPWKVAARRHDAETVTGRIFKEMKRMITIRQQTRQLHGASTAYPLWTDNEHVFAYVRQHPAHGNMVALCNFSEFPVTVGANILMEQKLSWPIRDISQPDNPPLRIEWGRLALQPYQFLWLISEDELNQG, from the coding sequence ATGTCTAACGCCGCTTATATGCGCCCCAACACTCGAAAAGCTTATACTAGCTTTGTCGATAAACTCAATAAAAAGCTTCAGAAAATTGCCCAAGCGTGGAATCCACGCGACCGTGACCTGTTTTTAATTCGGCTTGAACGCTACTTTGCCGATTTTTACGAACCGCTGGCAAGTCTTTACCAGTCCCGACCCGATTTTGAAGAGCAGTTCATGGCGTTAGCCTCCTTAATTATCGCCGCCTATGCGGAACGCCCTGAGCCGCTCAAAAAACTGGACGTGGAACGAGAAATAACCCCCGATTGGTTTCAGCGCGAGTCTATGGTGGGCGGGATTTACTATGTTGACCTTTTTGCTGGCACGCTCAAGGGTGTGCGCGAAAAAATGCCCTACCTGCAAGAGCTTGGCGCAAATTATATCCACCTGATGCCCTTGCTAAAACCGCGAGAGGGCGCAAATGATGGCGGTTATGCCGTTGAGGATTATTGCGCGGTAAATCCTGAGCTTGGCAATATGGACGACCTCGAAAATCTCGCAACGGAATTACATTCTAACAATATGAGCCTGTGTATTGATTTGGTGGTAAACCACACCGCTAAAGAACACGAATGGGCGCGGCGAGCGATGGAGGGCGACCCTAAGTATCTGGATTACTACTTCACTTATGATGAGAGTACCTTGCCGGATGCCTACGAAAAAACGTTGCCTGAAGTATTCCCCGATTTTGCGCCGGGCAATTTTACCTGGTATCCGAATATGGCAGGCAAGGGGAAATGGGTTTGGACGACCTTTAACGAATTTCAGTGGGATTTAAACTATACCAACCTGGCGGTATTCTGCGAAATGCTCTCCTATATGTTCTTTCTGGCAAACAAAGGGGTGGATATTTTACGGCTGGATGCCGTTCCCTTTATGTGGAAGCGCATGGGTACTAACTGCCAGAACCAGCCCGAAGTTCATGAACTGCTACAAGCTTTTCACTCCTTGATGCGTATTGTTGCGCCTAGCGTCATTTTCAAAGCAGAAGCTATTGTTGCCCCGCAAGACTTGATTCATTATCTGGGAACGGGGCGACATACCGGGAAAGAATGCGAACTAGCGTATAACAACTCGCTGATGGTGCTGCTATGGAGTACCCTTGCCAGTCGTAAAGTAACTATCATGACGCATACCCTGCTAAATATGCCCGCTACTCCGGTGGGCACAACTTGGGTTACCTACGTGCGGTTGCATGATGACATCGGTTGGGCAATCACCGATGAAAACGCGCAAGCAGTCGGCGAAAACGGCTTCTTGCATCGCAACTTCCTAAACGAGTTTTATTCGGGGAAATTTCCCGGCTCATTCTCGCGCGGAGAACTTTTCCAATATAACCCGGCTAACGGCGATGGGCGCATGAGCGGTATGACCGCGTCATTGGCAGGACTGGAGAAAGCGGTTGAAAAGGGCAATCCCCGCGATATTGACCTAGCAATACGGCGAATATTGTTACTCTACAGCATAATTTTCACCTACGGCGGTATTCCATTAATCTATATGGGCGATGAACTAGGGCTGTGCAACGATAAAAGTTACCTGAAAAACCCGCTAAAAGCCAACGACAACCGCTGGATGCACCGCCCCGCTATGCCTTGGAAGGTGGCAGCCCGCCGCCACGATGCCGAAACGGTTACAGGGCGTATTTTCAAAGAGATGAAACGCATGATTACTATTCGGCAGCAAACGCGCCAATTACACGGCGCCTCTACCGCCTATCCGCTATGGACTGATAACGAGCATGTATTTGCTTACGTGCGCCAACACCCCGCGCATGGAAATATGGTGGCGTTATGCAACTTCTCTGAATTCCCTGTTACCGTGGGCGCAAATATCCTGATGGAGCAAAAGTTAAGCTGGCCCATCCGCGACATCAGCCAACCGGATAACCCGCCTCTCAGGATTGAATGGGGCAGGCTAGCGCTCCAACCTTACCAATTTTTGTGGCTGATTTCGGAAGATGAGTTGAATCAAGGGTAG
- a CDS encoding DUF1801 domain-containing protein codes for MTVDEFVETNVLPQFHEVVALIRQLMRELAPAAKESISYGIPAYTGNKIFAVISPTKKDITLSFSRGIQFEDKYNLLRGVGKSSKHVKIKSVETANIEALKYYINQALELDKN; via the coding sequence ATGACGGTGGACGAATTTGTAGAAACCAACGTGTTACCGCAATTTCATGAGGTTGTGGCGCTGATACGCCAGCTTATGCGTGAATTAGCGCCCGCTGCCAAAGAATCAATCAGCTATGGTATTCCTGCTTACACAGGCAACAAAATATTTGCAGTTATCAGCCCAACCAAAAAGGATATTACCTTATCCTTTTCACGAGGCATACAATTTGAAGATAAATACAATTTGTTGCGAGGGGTGGGCAAATCCTCAAAGCATGTAAAAATCAAAAGTGTAGAGACTGCAAATATAGAAGCTCTTAAATACTATATAAATCAAGCTCTGGAACTGGACAAAAACTAA
- a CDS encoding VOC family protein: MQKITPFLWFNDKAEEAMNFYVSLFKNSKVMSVSRYGEEAPGAPGKVMSVTFQLEGQEFFALNGGPHYSFTPAISLFVSCETQEEVDELWEKLSEGGEKDRCGWLKDKYGLSWQIIPTALGELLGDKDPEKAGRVMQAMLQMSKIDIQALKQAYANG, translated from the coding sequence ATGCAAAAAATTACCCCCTTCTTGTGGTTCAATGATAAAGCCGAAGAGGCAATGAACTTTTATGTGTCTCTTTTCAAAAACTCAAAGGTGATGAGCGTTTCGCGCTACGGCGAAGAAGCCCCCGGCGCACCGGGGAAGGTGATGAGCGTAACTTTCCAACTGGAAGGACAAGAGTTTTTCGCGCTGAACGGTGGACCACATTACAGCTTCACGCCCGCAATATCGCTCTTTGTAAGCTGTGAAACGCAGGAAGAAGTGGATGAACTGTGGGAGAAGCTTTCGGAAGGCGGAGAAAAAGATAGATGCGGCTGGCTAAAAGATAAATACGGGCTGTCGTGGCAAATTATTCCGACTGCTTTGGGCGAGTTGTTGGGAGACAAAGACCCTGAGAAAGCGGGCAGAGTGATGCAGGCAATGCTCCAAATGAGTAAAATTGACATACAGGCGTTGAAGCAAGCCTACGCGAATGGGTAG
- the treS gene encoding maltose alpha-D-glucosyltransferase, producing MAEVIPWYKTAIFYEVHVKTFYDATNDGIGDFEGLRQKLDYLQELGIDCIWLLPFYKSPLRDDGYDISDYYALNPNFGTLADFKNFLEEAHQRHMRVITDLVVNHTSDQHAWFQEARRDPHSAKGQYYVWNDNDQKYGGARIIFTDTERSNWTWDDEAKAYYWHRFFSHQPDLNFDNPAVQEELLNVMRYWMDMGIDGFRLDAVPYLFEREGTNCENLPETHAYLKKLRSEIDKHYNDKVLLAEANQWPVDVRPYFGEGDECQMAFNFPIMPRLYMAIKKEERTPIVDIMSRLPEIPANCQWGLFLRNHDELTLEMVTDEERAFMYEVYAPDPRHKINVGIRRRLAPLLDNDRRRIELLNSLLFSLPGSPILYYGDEIGMGDNVYLYDRNGVRTPMQWNANHNAGFSTVDSAQLYSPVIEDPVFGYKWVNVEAQQHDPSSLLNWVKQLIKLRKQYPVFGLGELEFLYPENKSVLAYIRRDKDTRILVVNNLSSARQSCELDLRRFAGSVPVDLIGEVAFPAIGDAPYSISAEPFGYYWLKL from the coding sequence ATGGCAGAAGTTATTCCTTGGTATAAAACTGCAATTTTTTACGAAGTGCATGTTAAGACTTTCTATGATGCCACCAATGACGGCATCGGCGATTTTGAAGGGCTAAGGCAAAAGCTGGATTATCTGCAAGAGTTGGGGATTGATTGTATCTGGCTCTTGCCCTTCTATAAATCCCCGTTGCGGGATGACGGCTACGATATTTCGGATTATTACGCGCTAAATCCCAATTTTGGGACATTGGCAGATTTCAAAAATTTTCTGGAAGAAGCGCACCAACGCCATATGCGGGTGATTACCGATTTAGTGGTGAACCATACCTCCGACCAACACGCTTGGTTTCAGGAAGCGCGGCGCGACCCGCACTCCGCTAAGGGGCAGTATTACGTGTGGAATGATAACGACCAGAAATACGGCGGGGCGCGTATCATTTTCACCGATACCGAGCGCAGCAACTGGACATGGGATGACGAGGCGAAGGCGTATTATTGGCATCGCTTTTTCTCGCACCAACCCGACCTGAATTTCGATAATCCCGCTGTGCAAGAGGAATTGCTCAACGTAATGCGCTACTGGATGGATATGGGCATTGACGGCTTCCGCTTGGATGCAGTGCCTTACCTGTTTGAGCGCGAAGGTACTAACTGTGAGAATCTGCCCGAAACGCATGCTTACCTGAAAAAGTTGCGCAGCGAAATAGACAAACATTATAACGACAAAGTTTTGCTGGCAGAAGCCAATCAGTGGCCCGTGGATGTGCGCCCTTATTTTGGGGAGGGTGACGAGTGCCAAATGGCGTTCAACTTCCCCATCATGCCGCGCCTTTATATGGCAATTAAAAAAGAAGAGCGCACCCCGATTGTTGATATTATGAGCCGTTTGCCCGAAATTCCGGCGAATTGCCAATGGGGTCTTTTCTTGCGCAACCATGACGAGCTAACCCTCGAAATGGTTACGGACGAAGAACGCGCCTTTATGTACGAGGTGTACGCCCCCGACCCGCGCCACAAAATAAATGTGGGTATTCGCCGAAGATTAGCGCCTCTGCTCGATAATGATCGCCGAAGGATTGAGCTATTAAACAGTCTGCTTTTCTCCCTACCCGGTAGCCCGATTCTATATTATGGGGATGAAATAGGGATGGGCGATAATGTGTATCTGTATGACCGCAACGGTGTGCGCACCCCTATGCAGTGGAACGCCAACCACAACGCGGGATTTTCCACCGTCGATTCGGCACAACTCTATTCTCCGGTTATCGAAGACCCGGTTTTTGGCTACAAATGGGTGAATGTAGAAGCGCAGCAGCACGATCCGTCATCGCTATTAAACTGGGTGAAGCAGTTAATTAAACTGCGTAAGCAATACCCCGTCTTTGGCTTAGGAGAGCTTGAATTTCTCTATCCTGAAAATAAAAGCGTGCTGGCGTATATTCGCCGCGATAAGGACACCCGTATTCTGGTAGTAAACAACCTTTCAAGCGCTCGCCAAAGCTGCGAACTGGATTTGCGCCGATTTGCCGGGTCTGTTCCGGTTGACCTGATAGGCGAGGTGGCTTTCCCGGCAATCGGAGATGCGCCCTACTCAATCAGCGCCGAGCCGTTCGGTTATTACTGGCTCAAACTTTAA
- a CDS encoding ABC transporter substrate-binding protein, producing the protein MMVSSPKPRMRNRWGIFLLVISMLTLALAACGDNTATPVPATTAAATKAATTAAATTAAATTTAAATTAAATTTAAATTTAAAAGKTDYSKVGQELVDAFAGKYKGTKVTMFGPFTTDDEIKFNNSMKAFKDATGIDIQYTGDKTFETTINVRVEGGNPPDIADFPQPGLMASIAKSGKVMDLNKMINPAWLKQNYNQGYLDSDTVDGPNGKILGGIFQRVNVKSLVWYPKKAFDAAGYKVPTTWAELTTLMDQIVKDGDAPWCIGIESGTATGWPATDWTEQMMLRTTTLENYDKWVAGTLPFTSPEVKKAVQTWSSIWFNDKYVYGGRKQIVSTNFGDSPTPMLQNPPKCWLHNQGNFITTFFEKAKPGVVGGVDYDFFVLPAIDTTFGNPLEFAGDTMTAFADRPEVRAVMQYFSTFDGVKGWVAAGGALSPHNDSQISVITNPNDKKVQQALLDAKAVRFDGSDNMPGAVGSGTFWKGMTDYVSGSADIDAALAEAQAGWASVKK; encoded by the coding sequence ATGATGGTATCTAGCCCGAAACCCCGTATGAGGAATCGCTGGGGTATTTTCTTGCTGGTTATTTCCATGTTGACATTGGCGTTGGCGGCTTGCGGCGATAATACTGCTACGCCAGTTCCGGCTACAACTGCTGCCGCTACTAAGGCTGCAACCACTGCTGCTGCGACCACTGCTGCTGCAACGACGACCGCCGCCGCAACTACTGCTGCCGCAACGACAACCGCTGCTGCAACGACAACCGCTGCTGCTGCCGGTAAAACTGACTACAGCAAAGTTGGTCAGGAACTGGTAGATGCTTTTGCCGGTAAATACAAAGGCACCAAGGTTACTATGTTTGGTCCCTTCACTACTGACGATGAAATTAAGTTTAACAACTCCATGAAGGCGTTCAAAGATGCTACCGGTATTGACATTCAGTACACTGGGGACAAAACTTTTGAAACTACCATCAACGTGCGCGTTGAAGGTGGCAATCCGCCTGACATTGCGGACTTCCCGCAGCCCGGTTTAATGGCAAGTATTGCCAAGTCCGGCAAAGTTATGGATCTTAACAAAATGATCAATCCTGCTTGGCTGAAGCAGAACTACAATCAGGGTTACCTTGATTCTGATACTGTAGATGGACCCAACGGCAAGATTCTAGGTGGTATTTTCCAGCGGGTTAACGTTAAAAGTCTGGTATGGTATCCCAAAAAGGCTTTTGATGCTGCCGGTTACAAAGTTCCGACTACTTGGGCTGAACTTACGACCCTGATGGATCAGATCGTGAAAGACGGCGATGCACCGTGGTGTATCGGTATCGAAAGCGGTACTGCTACCGGTTGGCCCGCGACCGACTGGACTGAGCAAATGATGCTGCGCACCACCACTTTGGAGAACTATGACAAATGGGTTGCCGGTACATTGCCCTTCACTTCTCCCGAAGTAAAGAAGGCAGTACAGACTTGGTCTAGCATTTGGTTCAATGACAAGTATGTTTACGGTGGACGCAAGCAGATTGTCAGCACCAACTTTGGCGATTCTCCTACTCCGATGCTTCAGAATCCGCCTAAGTGCTGGTTGCACAATCAAGGTAACTTTATCACCACCTTCTTCGAAAAAGCGAAGCCGGGTGTAGTAGGTGGCGTGGATTACGATTTCTTCGTACTGCCCGCGATTGATACTACGTTTGGCAATCCGCTGGAATTTGCTGGTGATACTATGACAGCATTCGCCGATCGTCCTGAAGTCCGCGCTGTAATGCAGTACTTCTCCACCTTTGATGGTGTAAAAGGCTGGGTTGCCGCTGGCGGCGCTCTCTCTCCTCACAATGACTCGCAAATTTCGGTAATTACCAATCCGAATGACAAGAAGGTTCAACAGGCTCTGCTCGATGCTAAAGCCGTTCGCTTCGATGGTTCGGACAACATGCCCGGCGCAGTCGGTTCCGGTACCTTCTGGAAGGGTATGACCGATTATGTGAGTGGCTCGGCAGATATTGATGCTGCTCTGGCTGAAGCGCAAGCTGGCTGGGCAAGCGTTAAGAAGTAG
- a CDS encoding carbohydrate ABC transporter permease yields the protein MQPTTEIDPRQTSTPHVKSWEPGQFFLSLLGLLVTLVVLWWGFLFLRGDFFPDAQNWFKAIFAIVWGVGGVASLFTVSNMLVEALPNDVRRRIQPYIFVGPGVAFLAWFLLIPLLRTFYQSFFDASSTNFVGLDNYQSAFTDRQMLESFKNNLLWLVLGTGLCVVLGLLIAVLADRSSFENFAKALIFLPMAISFVGAGVIFRFMFAYQPVDQPQIGVLNAVLVALGGQPQAWLAQEPWNTFFLIIVLVWMQTGYAMVLFSAALKGVPEDLLEAARIDGASEVQAFFGIIIPLIKGTIITVTTTIAIFTLKIFDVVIVMTGGQYGTEVVATQFYRQFFTNRNFGYGSAIAIVLFIAVLPVMIYNLRQLRKTEAF from the coding sequence ATGCAACCCACGACCGAAATAGATCCTCGGCAGACTTCAACGCCACATGTGAAAAGCTGGGAACCCGGTCAGTTTTTTCTTTCATTACTAGGCTTGTTAGTTACTCTAGTGGTGCTTTGGTGGGGCTTTCTGTTTTTACGCGGTGATTTCTTCCCAGATGCGCAAAACTGGTTTAAGGCAATTTTTGCCATTGTCTGGGGTGTAGGTGGGGTCGCCTCGTTGTTCACAGTTTCCAATATGTTGGTAGAAGCTTTGCCAAATGATGTGCGCCGAAGAATCCAGCCCTATATTTTCGTAGGACCCGGTGTAGCTTTTCTGGCTTGGTTCTTGTTGATACCTTTGCTGCGTACTTTTTACCAGAGTTTCTTTGATGCCAGTTCTACCAATTTTGTAGGGCTAGACAACTATCAATCCGCTTTCACCGATCGTCAGATGTTGGAGTCATTTAAGAACAACCTGCTTTGGCTGGTTCTTGGCACCGGGCTTTGCGTTGTTTTAGGACTGTTGATTGCAGTGTTGGCAGATCGTAGCTCTTTCGAGAATTTTGCCAAAGCCTTGATCTTCCTACCAATGGCAATTTCATTTGTGGGAGCGGGCGTGATTTTCCGTTTTATGTTTGCTTACCAGCCGGTTGACCAACCTCAAATCGGGGTTTTGAATGCGGTGTTGGTGGCTTTGGGAGGACAACCGCAGGCGTGGCTTGCACAAGAGCCGTGGAATACCTTTTTCCTAATCATAGTGTTGGTCTGGATGCAGACCGGCTATGCGATGGTGCTTTTCTCGGCAGCCTTGAAGGGTGTGCCGGAAGATTTGCTCGAAGCCGCCCGGATTGACGGCGCTTCGGAGGTACAGGCTTTCTTTGGGATTATTATCCCTCTAATCAAGGGGACGATTATTACCGTAACTACCACTATTGCTATCTTCACTTTGAAAATATTCGATGTGGTGATTGTAATGACGGGCGGTCAGTACGGCACCGAAGTGGTGGCAACCCAATTCTATCGCCAATTCTTTACCAACCGTAACTTTGGTTATGGCTCAGCGATTGCGATTGTCTTATTCATCGCGGTGTTACCGGTGATGATTTACAATCTGCGCCAGTTACGCAAGACGGAGGCATTTTAA